The sequence below is a genomic window from Romeriopsis navalis LEGE 11480.
GCCCAATCCCCTCCACATCGGCTAATTGCTCCACACTCGCCTCTCGCACATAATCGATCGATCTGAACGTCGCAAGTAACTGCTTCTGCCGATAATGTCCCAACCCCGGAATCTCATCGAGCCGCGATCGCCGCATGCGGTTCGATCGTTGCTGCCGGTGAAAACTCACCGCAAATCGGTGGGCCTCATCCCGCAATCGCCGCAGCAACTGCACCCCCGGCTGCTCCGCTTCCGTTGGCAACGGCAACGACTCACCCGGCAAGAAAATCTCCTCCCGCTGCTTCGCCAAACTCACCACCCGAATTTCCTCCAGCAGGTTCATATCCTTCAACACGGCCACTACTGCCGAAAGCTGCCCCTTTCCACCATCAATCATTAGTAAATCTGGAAAATCCGAATAAGCCGACGACTGCCGGGTGAGCACCGAAGACTCATGCCACTTGCGAATATGTTCACCCCGCGCCTTTGCCTGAGCATACCGCCGAAACCGCCGCGTAATCACCTCCGCCATACTCGCAAAGTCATCCGAGTGACCTGGCTTTACTTCCGGATTGCGAATCTTATAATGACGGTAATGCTGCCGGGCTGATAGTCCATCGACAAACACAACCTGGGACGCTACAGCATCAGAACCTTGAATATGCGAGATATCATAACCTTCAATCCGGCGTGGCAACTCTGGCAAGTCCAAAATCTCCGCCAAGTCTTGCATTGCCTGATTATTCCGATCGACCGCCTTCTGGGTGCGGGCCAACTCATAGGTGGCATTCCGCTCCACCATCTCGATTAGTTCCGCCTTCGTTTGCCGCTGGGGATTGACGATCGTGACCTTCCGCCCCTTCGCCTGACTCAGATAGTCCGCCAGCATTTCACTATCCGGCAACTCATGCTGCACCAAAATTTCTGCTGGAATCTCCACTGGGTCCACCGTCTGAAAATGCTCCTCTAAGACCCGTTGCAAGATTGCTCCCGGCTCCCCCGACTGCGCATCCGCAAAGAAGCCTAAACGCCCGACCAACCGACCGGCCCGAATTTGAAACAACTGAATGCAAGCATGGGCATCATCCGCTGATAGGGCGATCGCATCCCGCGACACCGTATCATCCGGCAACGCGACTTTCTGGTGTGCCC
It includes:
- the uvrC gene encoding excinuclease ABC subunit UvrC is translated as MASSASKSEVQPLMKEPERLEARLKEIPPEPGVYYMRDATDQILYIGKSKKLRSRVRQYFNGHDTRPRIQLMVKQVTDIEVIVTDTEAEALALEANLIKQHQPHFNVALKDDKKYPYLCITWSDEYPRIFITRKRRAGKKSDRYYGPYVDTHLLRSTLGLVKRIFPLRQRRQPLFKDRTCLNYDIGRCPGVCQGLVSSEDYRKILQKVAMIFQGRSSELVDNLSGQMEKAAEELNFEHAARLRDQIQGLQNLGAHQKVALPDDTVSRDAIALSADDAHACIQLFQIRAGRLVGRLGFFADAQSGEPGAILQRVLEEHFQTVDPVEIPAEILVQHELPDSEMLADYLSQAKGRKVTIVNPQRQTKAELIEMVERNATYELARTQKAVDRNNQAMQDLAEILDLPELPRRIEGYDISHIQGSDAVASQVVFVDGLSARQHYRHYKIRNPEVKPGHSDDFASMAEVITRRFRRYAQAKARGEHIRKWHESSVLTRQSSAYSDFPDLLMIDGGKGQLSAVVAVLKDMNLLEEIRVVSLAKQREEIFLPGESLPLPTEAEQPGVQLLRRLRDEAHRFAVSFHRQQRSNRMRRSRLDEIPGLGHYRQKQLLATFRSIDYVREASVEQLADVEGIGPKMAEQIYEYFHPSGDEGGAETA